Proteins encoded together in one Pseudomonas sp. ADAK13 window:
- the oadA gene encoding sodium-extruding oxaloacetate decarboxylase subunit alpha: MSKKIFVTDTILRDAHQSLLATRMRTDDMLPICDKLDKVGYWSLEVWGGATFDACVRFLKEDPWERLRKLRAALPNTRLQMLLRGQNLLGYRHYSDDVVKAFVAKAAVNGIDVFRIFDAMNDVRNLRVAIEAVKAAGKHAQGTIAYTTSPVHTIEAFVAQAKQMEAMGCDSVAIKDMAGLLTPYATGELVKALKAEQSLPIFIHSHDTAGLASMCQLKAVENGADHIDTAISSFAWGTSHPGTESMVAALKGSEFDTGLSLELLQEIGLYFYAVRKKYHQFESEFTAVDTRVQVNQVPGGMISNLANQLKEQGALNRMSEVLAEIPRVREDLGFPPLVTPTSQIVGTQAFFNVLAGERYKTITNEVKLYLQGGYGKAPGTVNEKLRRQAIGSEEVIDVRPADLLKPEMTKLRGEIGALAKSEEDVLTYAMFPDIGRKFLEERDAGTLSPEVLLPIPEAGGVARAGGEGVPTEFVIDVHGESYRVDITGVGVKAEGKRHFYLSIDGMPEEVVFEPLNEFVSSGGSKRKHATAPGHVSTAMPGNIVDVLVKEGDVVKAGQAVLITEAMKMETEVQAAIAGKVTAVHVAKGDRVNPGEILIEIEG; this comes from the coding sequence ATGAGCAAGAAGATCTTCGTAACCGACACCATCCTGCGCGACGCCCACCAATCGTTGCTGGCGACCCGCATGCGTACCGACGACATGCTGCCGATCTGCGACAAGCTCGACAAAGTCGGCTACTGGTCCCTGGAAGTCTGGGGCGGCGCGACCTTCGACGCCTGCGTACGCTTCCTGAAAGAAGACCCGTGGGAGCGCCTGCGCAAATTGCGTGCGGCACTGCCTAACACGCGCCTGCAAATGCTGCTGCGCGGCCAGAACCTGCTGGGCTACCGCCACTACAGCGACGACGTGGTCAAAGCCTTCGTCGCCAAGGCCGCCGTCAACGGTATCGACGTGTTCCGCATCTTCGACGCCATGAACGACGTGCGTAACCTGCGAGTGGCCATCGAAGCGGTAAAAGCCGCCGGCAAACACGCCCAGGGCACCATTGCCTACACCACCAGCCCGGTGCACACCATCGAGGCGTTTGTGGCTCAGGCCAAACAAATGGAAGCCATGGGTTGCGACTCGGTGGCGATCAAGGACATGGCCGGCCTGTTGACCCCGTACGCCACCGGCGAACTGGTCAAGGCGCTGAAGGCCGAGCAAAGCCTGCCGATCTTCATCCACTCCCACGACACCGCCGGCCTGGCGTCGATGTGCCAACTCAAGGCCGTCGAGAACGGTGCCGACCATATCGACACCGCCATCTCCAGCTTCGCCTGGGGCACCAGCCACCCGGGCACCGAGTCGATGGTCGCGGCCCTTAAAGGCAGCGAATTCGACACCGGCCTCAGCCTGGAACTGCTGCAGGAAATCGGCCTGTACTTCTACGCCGTGCGCAAGAAGTACCACCAGTTCGAAAGTGAATTCACCGCCGTCGACACCCGCGTGCAAGTCAACCAGGTACCGGGCGGGATGATTTCCAACCTGGCCAACCAGTTGAAAGAGCAGGGCGCGCTGAACCGCATGAGCGAAGTGCTGGCGGAAATCCCGCGGGTGCGTGAAGACCTCGGCTTCCCGCCGCTGGTGACTCCGACTTCGCAGATCGTCGGCACTCAGGCGTTCTTCAACGTGCTGGCCGGCGAGCGCTACAAGACCATCACCAACGAAGTGAAGCTGTACCTGCAAGGCGGCTACGGCAAGGCGCCGGGCACCGTGAATGAAAAACTGCGCCGCCAGGCCATCGGCAGCGAAGAGGTGATCGACGTTCGCCCGGCTGACCTGCTGAAGCCGGAAATGACCAAGTTGCGCGGGGAAATCGGCGCGTTGGCCAAGTCCGAAGAAGACGTGCTGACCTACGCGATGTTCCCGGACATCGGGCGCAAGTTCCTCGAAGAACGTGACGCCGGCACCTTGAGCCCTGAAGTGCTGTTGCCGATTCCTGAAGCCGGCGGCGTGGCCCGCGCCGGTGGTGAAGGCGTGCCCACCGAGTTCGTGATCGACGTGCACGGCGAAAGCTACCGCGTGGACATCACCGGTGTTGGCGTCAAGGCCGAAGGCAAGCGCCACTTCTACCTGTCCATCGACGGCATGCCGGAAGAAGTGGTGTTCGAACCACTCAACGAGTTCGTCAGCAGCGGCGGCAGCAAGCGCAAGCACGCCACTGCGCCAGGCCATGTCAGCACGGCGATGCCGGGCAACATCGTCGACGTACTGGTCAAGGAAGGCGACGTGGTGAAAGCCGGCCAGGCCGTGTTGATCACTGAAGCGATGAAGATGGAGACCGAAGTGCAGGCGGCCATCGCCGGCAAGGTCACCGCCGTTCACGTGGCCAAGGGCGACCGGGTCAACCCGGGCGAGATCCTGATTGAAATCGAAGGCTGA
- a CDS encoding autotransporter outer membrane beta-barrel domain-containing protein produces MPFIKKQLALAITLTMGATSLQYAQARTEIEPDSEWLVQAPSHKPPAPAKPSEDFYFADHATTRNGQHVAQVLDNAVDTLLASGELSKWEEYQLENYGRELGNLQPGRVGAVLEQLAGSQNANLASATQNSMEQLNASLLSAMRQVSDDRDTPGHGRFWLQGLGNAGNLEGQHGSLGLQQRTQGLVLGTDWAVDPAWRVGVMGAKSTSELSANRFKGELDSWHLGGYAVRQDGPLALRLGAIYSSHAGKNKRTVDFDFIDHREQPTGKYNAQSQNAFAEMGYQVNAGSFSVEPFGGVGYQRYHRDRYKEKGGFTALNVGAQTQENLSSTFGVRLASAYTLDNDMALKPHLSTRWKHLYGDVDSSVRHSSAWVKRPGFNSDFTVEGTALDRDSLALHTGLDLVLSPQHTVGLTYAFEAGSNSRNQGLTGQWTLAF; encoded by the coding sequence ATGCCGTTCATCAAGAAACAACTCGCGCTCGCGATCACCCTCACGATGGGTGCCACCAGCCTCCAATACGCCCAGGCACGGACAGAGATCGAGCCAGACAGTGAGTGGCTTGTCCAGGCCCCCAGCCACAAGCCCCCCGCTCCGGCCAAGCCGAGCGAGGACTTTTACTTCGCCGACCACGCAACCACCCGTAATGGCCAGCACGTTGCCCAGGTGCTGGATAACGCCGTGGATACGCTGCTGGCATCGGGCGAACTGAGCAAATGGGAAGAATACCAACTTGAAAACTATGGCCGGGAGCTGGGCAACCTGCAGCCAGGGCGTGTGGGTGCGGTGCTTGAGCAACTGGCGGGCAGCCAGAATGCCAACCTGGCCAGCGCCACTCAAAACAGCATGGAACAGCTGAACGCCAGCCTGCTTTCAGCCATGCGCCAGGTGAGCGACGACCGCGATACGCCGGGCCATGGCCGCTTCTGGCTCCAGGGCCTGGGCAATGCCGGCAACCTCGAAGGGCAGCACGGCAGCCTCGGTTTGCAGCAACGCACCCAAGGCCTGGTGCTGGGTACCGACTGGGCCGTGGACCCTGCCTGGCGGGTGGGCGTGATGGGTGCCAAGTCCACCAGCGAACTGAGCGCCAACCGCTTCAAGGGCGAACTGGACAGCTGGCACCTGGGCGGGTACGCCGTGCGCCAGGACGGGCCGCTGGCACTGCGCCTGGGTGCGATCTACAGCAGCCATGCGGGCAAGAACAAACGCACCGTGGACTTTGATTTTATTGATCACCGCGAGCAGCCCACCGGCAAATACAACGCCCAGAGCCAAAACGCTTTTGCCGAGATGGGCTATCAGGTGAACGCGGGCAGCTTCAGTGTCGAACCTTTTGGCGGCGTCGGGTATCAGCGTTACCACCGCGACCGCTACAAGGAAAAAGGCGGTTTCACCGCGCTGAACGTCGGCGCCCAGACCCAGGAAAACCTCAGCAGCACCTTCGGTGTGCGTCTGGCCAGCGCCTACACCCTGGACAACGACATGGCCCTCAAACCCCACCTGAGCACCCGCTGGAAGCATCTCTATGGCGACGTGGACAGCAGCGTGCGCCACTCTTCCGCCTGGGTAAAACGACCGGGGTTCAACAGTGACTTCACGGTTGAAGGCACCGCCCTGGACCGTGACAGCCTGGCCTTGCACACCGGGCTGGACCTCGTGCTGTCGCCGCAACACACCGTGGGCCTGACCTACGCCTTCGAGGCTGGCAGCAACAGTCGCAACCAAGGGCTGACTGGCCAATGGACCCTGGCCTTCTGA